Below is a genomic region from Erigeron canadensis isolate Cc75 chromosome 7, C_canadensis_v1, whole genome shotgun sequence.
AATTCTTGTGCCAAGTGGCAGGTGCCGactaagatttaaaaaaataagttgcAATGTTATAGGTTTAAATAACACTTTCAACTACTTTCAAACGAAGGGACTCGTTTGACCCAATTCttctttacttttttaattttactctTCAAGTCTTCAACGCATTAGTGATAGAACATAACTCTATTTACTACTCtaattcataagtaaatgggtcgaaatcAACACCGCTAGGTAATTTAGCAGTGATGGTTTGTGTTACGAGTACTTACTTGATTAATGTAAAGTTGATACTTCTTCAATTTAAGGTAAAATAGTAAAAGAACATCCACAAACCTCTAAATTGCCTGATATTGGTGAAGCATGCAAGTGGCTATGAAGCCATCTCCTGGTTCTCATGTGTTGCAATCGGATAATACTTCCACTTTTTATACTGTCTCCTTGTTTTGCTGATGTCTCTGGCATAGGCCTCACAATCTGTTTTGTAAGAGTTCAATTTGAAGCATAAATCAGAATCACCACAATCCAATATGTTATGAAACTTATATTTGTCACTCAAACACACAAAACAAAGATAACTATCATGAGCATACCCAGTAGCTATTGGCATCATCTACATTAGGAAATCCTGTAACGGATTGCTGCCCACTGCCTGACCCATATGGAACATCGTGTGAGTGCAGTCGGAATCTTGTCTTTTCATGCATAAGCTTAAGTAACGACCCATAGGTAATCTAGCATATAAGAAGTTGCAATAAATTAGCATAAACAGAAATATATCACCTCCTGATAATTAAACTTAAAAGTAAACTTCTTACTCcccaaattattattttacatgTTCTAAAACTAACATGCCTAAAGGGTCTTATGCATACATTTTCAATTACTCGTGCAAAAACTTTGTATACAAAGTTTTAAACCATAACTATAGCGAATAGTAAGAGAAAGACAAATTTAAGCTACCAAGGGTTTACTACATTTCGCTTGAAAAATACTACCTAACTTTGCGAATAACTTGAAAAGGCATTTTTTAATAAACCTAATTCTAGTTTCGCAACAAATCTACATTTCGAATAAAGGGgcaattaatttattttttttctcaataaaGGGGTGATCTAAATTCAACATTGCCCTAATTATTTTTAGCAAAGTTGCCCTACTCAATTTAACAACAATCCAAAGCAACAAACAACATCATGGGTAGTCTATTTGCCAAAATTCAATCATAAAGTccaaaaaaagttaaacaaGTCAATCAATTCAAATTAAATCGATAAATAACTAGAACAGTACCCGGGCAAACGACATATacttataaaacacaaataatttaAACGACATATATAGTacatagtataatataatatatacctCAACACCTTCTTTAGAAGGAGCAGCATAAACCGGAGGCGGAGACGTCGAAAAATCGGAATCAAGgctcaaaaacaaaaacaaagcaAGTCCAAAAAACGAAAAAGCCATAACtaacaacaaaaatataaaccAAGTTTGTTGCCAAAATGGTAACTCCTCTTCTTGTTGGTCTAACAAACCAAATGATGAATTGATGTTTTGTCGGTATATAATTCTTGTAGTGGGTGTTGATGGAGGTGCACGTGAGGGGTCACGTGACTGTGATGAATTTGAAGATGGTGGTGTTGATGATGTAGTTCGTCTTCTAGTGGTTGGTGGTTGTTGGTGGTGGGTTGATGATGACGGTGGAGCCACGGTTGGGTTTGGTTGTTTAGGGCGGGAGATCCGACCTCTTTaattgtggttttttttttatttggtttttgattgATGGATATAGATACAGggagtgtgtgtatgtatatatgtttctgtgttttttgagttttggtttTGTGAGAGTGTTTCTTGAGTTTGGGTTTTGAATGGAGGATGACACGTCGGTTTAAAGTTTTGAGCGAATGATTGTGTGACATGTGGATTGGTACTTAGCGTGGGAGTGATGATTAGGATTTGATTGTTTCAACTTTCTCAAAgtggtgtttttgttttttaccaaCAACAAAACTTTAGTACACGTTTGATTCAtggaatatgttttttttttaaatgaatgaAATCTATTAAATGAATTGGAATTTagaggaatggaatttgacagaatatttgattttttgcaAATTTAAGTGTGTGaaggaatgagattccttcctccatccctaaggaatggagattccatcaaatgatggaatgtttacattcttaCAGAATGTGATTTCTCATTCTTTAAACAatcaaacgcactaaggaatgaaattcaattccaattccttcaaattccatcaaattctgtgaaccaaacacgcTCTTATAGTATGAGTGAATTATTTGGAGTAGAAATAtaatactaaataaaaataaatagaaaaagaatcaatatttggaaaaaaagtgaattttattatttggtatcaacaaacaatgaacataaaaaatacaaaattttaattaacaatcaATATTAACACATACTAGACTTAtgcccgtgcaatgcggcgacggtggtAGTAGTGATAGCGGACGaggtggtattgtagttattttaagtgttgggatctataccttaaattatttcattaagagtattataggtatattagatggagatgtttaaattagtgaatatagAAGAagaatattttttgtttttaaatggcagaaagtttaaggaaaaaaatgtcgtttattttattagatagtatagataactaggtttaagtaaaataaaacaagtattaaaataaaacaataagtttttatTCACTTAAAACTATCGTGCAACATTACAGTTGTCGTGCAACATTACAATTATCGTGCAACATTAAAATCATCGTGAATCAATGTTTAgtgaattttcgtgcatcaatcttatcatgatctaagggtcaagatcttattttatttgttttacattaataattgttttataataaccaaCCCCTAAATAACTATATCAATACATGGTTGTTGAGCAGGTTAGAAAATGAATGCATACTTAAAAGCATgcaaaacattttttaaactaaacaaAAGTGCAACTATCCAACTTCTATTTATAAAGCATAGCATGAAACATTGTAAGCTCAACCATAAGATAGTTGAAAGatacaataaaaagataaactaATAAACCAACATGAGGCAAGTGGCAAAAAGTAGACTAATCTTCTGCTATataatgtatttgttttaaaccAACACTTTCTAAACAATATATCAAAATGAGTGCATGGTCTCCAAATACAAAGTAcaaagaactttaaaaaaaaaacattagttATTTGACTAATGTTTATCCCAAAGGATGCAATATTCTTGTAAAACtcatcatttaaaaacatgaattttcaaaaattttcaccTAGCGGTGTCAAAAAAAGCGGaataaacatttaaaagtccaaaccaataatttcagtttggtttattcatcaaaatggtGTTACTTGTCTTATCATTGAAAcgagtctaaatggaaatccatcagTTGTCCAACATAAAACAACTGATCACAAGTCATTACAATTCATCAACTTAACATAATTCAAAGTCTAAAGAAGcaaccactatgggtaaactaagATCATCCTCAAGCAATCTACCTATGCCTCGCTCTTTATTCATCAACATTCAAagcttgctaaacctgaggggacaacacatttcaagaaacaagtgttagctaacgaattagctaagtaaaaTAACACAAGATTATGAAAACATTTGTACaattaaatcataataaaaGTTGTATTTCATCATTAAGGCACACATCAATAAAAAGCATCACATATAGCCATAAACATCATTCATATAGAATCATTCGTCTTAGttgtgcctaatcatcttttcaccattacatataacatcattccaggtgtgacataagtcacgcatatcatataaggtgtaagtttgtgtgtattcggtcataagacctaacgggaacctcacacccgactggatggataagccTTTCAGCGGTTCATCAGTGTCCTTAAgaaatggcaagccaatccaagAGTAGttcgtatgttcaaagacattggtgggtaatcactccacccggagatactcaaaccacgtaattatgttgcaaggagccacccaagcaactacatatacgcactcaccgggcaagggcaagcacgggttaagcttaacactttcatatcatatacgagatcgatttacatcacatatagttcAGGTATccacattacctaaacataaCACATTCATCTTTTatgtttgggcccttaaacatGCACGTGACATGACAACTTAAAGAgttagtgaactagatgaacaagccatacattCATGCACATTTCAATAATCATCAACATGTGTCATATTTCATTACATCACAAGAAATTACATATCATTATATCACATATCATTGGGACTGCATTTCAGGTCTTAATGGTCAATTACATAACCCATATAACCTCCCGTGTAACCCCGAAAACCAATAAACAACAAGATATCGTTAGggaagtttatatataaaaaccatgcttttgttgaaccctcagcgtgtcaaaatagtgtatcttaccttgaTACAGCTTATCAACAAGTTAAAGTGTCTTACGGTGCTTGATACGTACTCCCGACAACCTATAATGAAGCACAAATGATCTAAGCATCGAATGACAAAACTCAACAAAAAATACGctaggtgcgccgcacctaGATGATGGGTGCGCCGCACCCCCCAATGACTACTACTAGGTGTGCCGCACCAGAACACAGCACCTCTCCTCGGAACAAGTCAGTGTGCCGCACCTCCCACATGGGTGCGTCGCACCTGCTGCTGGACGGGAAAAACCCATTGCTTATCAATTCTAAACGAATTCCAATCCAATCCACACCTCATGAACGaccaataaacataaaaatggCCTATTTCAAGCCTATTTGTTGCTATGAAAACATCAATTGATTCAAGGCTTGATTTCAAACATTATGGTGATATTTAATCACCCGAAAAACACGTTTAATCATTAACAAAAcaccattaatccaacccaaaccctaaaaCTCAAAAGGAATTGGTATGAATGAATCCATGAGTCATAAATCAAAGGAAAAATACTCACTATACCTGAAGATGATAAAAGGGGATGCAAATCTtaatcaaaacactctcgaatcaaccaaacgacAATGAAATCGAtcaaggaattgattatggtAAAGGGCGGcggttagggctcaaagagaaaaggatattATGAATGATTAGAAGCTAAAGACCTGCTCTttgaccctaatcccgtttttgactttcaccctatgtcaaaacttgtccctaagcttccaaacgTCACATTATTAGCCCAAAATACCTATAGGAACTATATACAACTCAATAAACACTTTGAACACCTCTAAATGCATATAAGTACATCTTATACACATAACCACGTCAATCAATAAGACATTCAAGTCTCACACGCATAACACATTAACtacatataagcattaaatctaACATAGACTTAACGGACACATTACGTTGACTTAATAattcaagtcaaccgttaaataaaaagtttgggatgttacaattcttCATCTACGCGTATAGGTTATACCCAACCGCTAATAGCACAATAACAATTTCAGCAACAGTAGTGGCATAG
It encodes:
- the LOC122607318 gene encoding stromal cell-derived factor 2-like protein, with the translated sequence MAFSFFGLALFLFLSLDSDFSTSPPPVYAAPSKEGVEITYGSLLKLMHEKTRFRLHSHDVPYGSGSGQQSVTGFPNVDDANSYWIVRPMPETSAKQGDSIKSGSIIRLQHMRTRRWLHSHLHASPISGNLEVSCFGDDGNSDTGDYWRLEIEGKGKTWRQDQRIRLRHVDTSGYLHSHDKKYSRIAGGQQEVCGVTEKRADNVWLAVEGVYLPVSETK